A stretch of Limanda limanda chromosome 7, fLimLim1.1, whole genome shotgun sequence DNA encodes these proteins:
- the LOC133005066 gene encoding probable G-protein coupled receptor 160 produces the protein MSIIYISSRIFLEPLLTELSPVTIASILPDIPVFLETGSDLKMLAIFEKWNDTSGFHIDNTAKCLLLILFNFGMDTVVFLLCSRKLYTSFLNMCSLSIVLGDLTMVLYVTAVWLLGPESSPVSLCYFLAHASAAFKALPLPMIAMGITDYCIEDTYYANKRSLYKVLRNVVLTLLVWMLAVIYSVASTKVELIELVHVTGIKALACEVKESTFITYFIFGVFSAVILMMVPFSTSIPMWVREADRLSTSREEQDNQRSDLFTSTPSKETKSSEENDVGENNWLRPPLGLSLTLGFALIWMPYLTVYVACVAFDFALPAYISVNVFWLECTNSLLVGVVFWVKSKSHGPYSNLPENVCAWHVFWNLSKGTWQQPLPPAVFNPSEEKRNPLFYI, from the exons ATGTCGATCATCTATATCTCCTCAAGG ATTTTCCTGGAGCCTCTTCTCACTGAACTGAGCCCTGTCACGATAGCTTCAATTCTGCCGGACATTCCAGTGTTTCTTGAAACTGGCAGTGACCTCAAGATGCTAGCCATCTTTGAGAAATGGAACGACACGTCTGGCTTTCATATAGACAATACTGCGAAGTGCCTGTTGCTTATCCTTTTCAACTTTGGAATGGACACAGTGGTCTTTCTCCTATGCTCCAGGAAGCTGTATACCTCCTTCTTAAACATGTGCAGTCTGTCCATCGTCCTCGGTGACTTGACGATGGTGCTCTACGTGACAGCTGTGTGGTTACTCGGGCCTGAAAGTTCTCCTGTGTCACTTTGCTACTTTTTGGCTCACGCCTCAGCAGCGTTTAAAGCCCTGCCCCTGCCCATGATTGCCATGGGTATTACTGACTACTGTATTGAAGATACCTACTATGCCAATAAGAGGTCCTTATACAAAGTCCTTAGGAACGTGGTACTGACATTGCTGGTGTGGATGCTTGCTGTTATTTACTCCGTTGCTTCTACAAAAGTTGAGCTGATTGAACTGGTTCATGTGACAGGGATAAAGGCTTTGGCGTGTGAGGTAAAGGAGTCCACATTCATTACCTACTTCATTTTTGGGGTTTTCTCTGCAGTCATTTTGATGATGGTGCCCTTTTCAACAAGCATTCCCATGTGGGTTAGGGAGGCTGACAGGTTGTCTACATCAAGGGAAGAACAAGATAACCAGAGGAGCGACTTGTTCACATCAACCCCATCCAAAGAGACAAAAAGCAGTGAGGAAAATGATGTGGGGGAGAACAACTGGCTACGGCCACCTCTGGGGCTCAGTCTAACTCTGGGCTTTGCTTTAATTTGGATGCCTTATCTCACAGTGTATGTGGCTTGTGTGGCCTTTGACTTTGCACTGCCTGCCTACATCAGTGTTAACGTATTTTGGCTCGAGTGCACCAACAGCTTACTGGTGGGAGTGGTGTTCTGGGTAAAGAGCAAGTCACATGGGCCATACAGCAATCTACCTGAAAATGTATGCGCATGGCACGTTTTCTGGAATTTGAGTAAAGGAACATGGCAGCAGCCGCTccctccagctgtgtttaatccatcagaagagaagagaaacccTCTTTTCTACATCTGA
- the LOC133004530 gene encoding probable G-protein coupled receptor 160: MLLDIPVFLETGTDFKLLAIFEKWNDTSGFRIDNTAKCLLLMLFKFGMDTVVFLLCSRKLYTSFLNMCSLSIVLGDLTMVLYVTAVWLLGPESSSVSLCYFLAHTSAAFKALPLPMIAMGITDYCIEGTHYANKSSLYKVLRNVVLTLLVWMLAVIYSVASTKAELIEVDYVTGIKALACEVKESTFITYFILGVFSAVILMIVPFSTSIPMWVREADRLSTSREEQDNQRSDLFTSTPSKETKSSEENYVGENNWLRPPLGLSLTLGFALIWMPYLTLSVACVAFDLALPAYISVNVFWLECTNSLLLGVVFWVKSKSLGPYSNLPENVCAWHDFWNLSKGSWQQPLPPAVFNPSEEKRNPLFYI, from the coding sequence ATGCTGCTGGACATTCCAGTGTTTCTTGAAACAGGCACCGACTTCAAACTGCTAGCCATCTTTGAGAAATGGAACGACACGTCTGGCTTTCGTATAGACAACACTGCGAAGTGCCTGTTGCTTATGCTTTTCAAGTTTGGAATGGACACAGTGGTCTTTCTCCTATGCTCCAGGAAGCTGTATACCTCCTTCTTAAACATGTGCAGTCTGTCCATCGTCCTCGGTGACTTGACGATGGTGCTCTACGTGACAGCTGTGTGGTTACTCGGGCCTGAAAGTTCTTCTGTGTCACTTTGCTACTTTTTGGCTCACACCTCAGCAGCGTTTAAAGCCCTGCCCCTGCCCATGATTGCCATGGGTATTACTGACTACTGTATTGAAGGTACCCACTATGCCAATAAGAGCTCCTTATACAAAGTCCTTAGGAACGTGGTACTGACATTGCTGGTGTGGATGCTTGCTGTTATTTACTCCGTTGCTTCTACAAAAGCTGAGCTGATTGAAGTTGATTATGTGACAGGGATAAAGGCTTTGGCGTGTGAAGTAAAGGAGTCCACATTCATTACCTACTTCATTTTGGGGGTTTTCTCTGCAGTCATTTTGATGATAGTGCCCTTTTCAACAAGCATTCCCATGTGGGTTAGGGAGGCTGACAGGTTGTCTACATCAAGGGAAGAACAAGATAACCAGAGGAGCGACTTGTTCACATCAACCCCATCCAAAGAGACAAAAAGCAGTGAGGAAAATTATGTGGGGGAGAACAACTGGCTACGGCCACCTCTGGGGCTCAGTCTAACTCTGGGCTTTGCTTTAATTTGGATGCCTTATCTCACACTGTCTGTGGCTTGTGTGGCCTTTGACCTTGCATTGCCTGCCTACATCAGTGTTAACGTATTTTGGCTCGAGTGCACCAACAGCTTACTGCTGGGAGTGGTGTTCTGGGTAAAGAGCAAGTCACTTGGGCCATACAGCAATCTACCTGAAAATGTATGCGCATGGCATGATTTCTGGAATTTGAGTAAAGGATCATGGCAGCAGCCGCTccctccagctgtgtttaatccatcagaagagaagagaaacccTCTTTTCTACATCTGA